The following are encoded together in the Stegostoma tigrinum isolate sSteTig4 chromosome 42, sSteTig4.hap1, whole genome shotgun sequence genome:
- the LOC125449400 gene encoding zinc finger protein 229-like isoform X1, with translation MDTLDSLGPESPALDSGGNQSVCGKGFSGTISLSEAEYHWILNMECKNSIHLGGKPYRCSLCGRGFSQSSGLSRHKRSHTGEKPWKCADCGKGFSQLSQLEIHRRCHMEERPFTCSECGKGFIHPSWLQAHRRSHTGERPFTCSKCGKGFIQLFNLHRHQSTHLGEKLYTCSVCGQGFSQSSNLSEHKCRHNGEKPWKCGDCGKGFKSPSEVETHRRSHTGERPFTCSDCGKGFTCSSNLLTHQRVHTGEKPFNCPSCGKRFSQSSQLLTHQRIHTDERAFKCPDCGKRYKTSEELTSHQSVHTDKRPFRCSHCGTGFRQSSQLTVHQRTHTGEKPFTCSMCGKGFTQSSSLLTHHRVHTGERPFTCSECGRGFTQSSHLLTHQRVHKK, from the exons atggACACACTTGATTCGCTAGGACCTGAATCACCGGCCTTGGACAGTGGAGGAAACCAGTCTGTTTGTGGGAAAGGATTTTCAG GTACTATCAGTCTATCAGAAGCTGAATATCATTGGATTTTGAACATGGAATGTAAAAATAGCATTCACCTTGGTGGAAAACCATATAGATGTTCTTTGTGTGGGCGAGGCTTCAGCCAGTCATCAGGTCTGTCGAGACACAAACgtagtcacactggagagaaaccatggaaatgtgcagattgtgggaaaggattcagtcAACTGTCCCAACTGGAAATTCACCGGCGCTGTCACATggaggagaggccattcacctgctccgagtgtgggaagggattcattcacCCATCGTGGCTGCAGGCTCATCGCCGCAGTCAtactggggagaggccgttcacctgttccaaatgtgggaagggatttattcagttgTTCAACTTACACAGACACCAAAGCACTCACTTGGGGGAGAAACTGTACACATGTTCTGTGTGTGGCCAAGGCTTCAGCCAATCATCCAACCTCTCAGAACATAAATGCAGACACAATGGGGAGAAGCCATGGAAATGTggtgactgtggaaagggattcaaaTCCCCATCTGAGGTGGAAACTCATCGGCGCAGCCACACGGGtgagagaccgttcacctgctctgactgtgggaagggTTTCACTTGTTCTTCTAACTTGCTCACACACCAGcgtgttcacactggggagaaaccattcaactGTCCCAGTTGTGGGAAGAGATTCAGTCAGTCATCCCAGCTGCTGACACACCAGCGcattcacactgatgagagagcTTTTAAATGTCCAGACTGTGGAAAGCGCTATAAAACCTCCGAGGAATTGACATCCCACCAAAGtgttcacactgacaagagaccattcaggtgctctcactgtggaACTGGCTTCAGACAATCATCTCAACTAACCGTACACCAGCGaactcacactggggagaagccgtTCACATGCTCCATGTgcgggaaaggattcactcagtcatctagCCTTCTGACACACCATCGtgttcacacaggggagaggccattcacctgctccgagtgtgggaggggattcactcagtcatcccacCTACTGACACATCAACGAGTTCACAAGAAATGA
- the LOC125449400 gene encoding zinc finger protein 229-like isoform X2, translating to MECKNSIHLGGKPYRCSLCGRGFSQSSGLSRHKRSHTGEKPWKCADCGKGFSQLSQLEIHRRCHMEERPFTCSECGKGFIHPSWLQAHRRSHTGERPFTCSKCGKGFIQLFNLHRHQSTHLGEKLYTCSVCGQGFSQSSNLSEHKCRHNGEKPWKCGDCGKGFKSPSEVETHRRSHTGERPFTCSDCGKGFTCSSNLLTHQRVHTGEKPFNCPSCGKRFSQSSQLLTHQRIHTDERAFKCPDCGKRYKTSEELTSHQSVHTDKRPFRCSHCGTGFRQSSQLTVHQRTHTGEKPFTCSMCGKGFTQSSSLLTHHRVHTGERPFTCSECGRGFTQSSHLLTHQRVHKK from the coding sequence ATGGAATGTAAAAATAGCATTCACCTTGGTGGAAAACCATATAGATGTTCTTTGTGTGGGCGAGGCTTCAGCCAGTCATCAGGTCTGTCGAGACACAAACgtagtcacactggagagaaaccatggaaatgtgcagattgtgggaaaggattcagtcAACTGTCCCAACTGGAAATTCACCGGCGCTGTCACATggaggagaggccattcacctgctccgagtgtgggaagggattcattcacCCATCGTGGCTGCAGGCTCATCGCCGCAGTCAtactggggagaggccgttcacctgttccaaatgtgggaagggatttattcagttgTTCAACTTACACAGACACCAAAGCACTCACTTGGGGGAGAAACTGTACACATGTTCTGTGTGTGGCCAAGGCTTCAGCCAATCATCCAACCTCTCAGAACATAAATGCAGACACAATGGGGAGAAGCCATGGAAATGTggtgactgtggaaagggattcaaaTCCCCATCTGAGGTGGAAACTCATCGGCGCAGCCACACGGGtgagagaccgttcacctgctctgactgtgggaagggTTTCACTTGTTCTTCTAACTTGCTCACACACCAGcgtgttcacactggggagaaaccattcaactGTCCCAGTTGTGGGAAGAGATTCAGTCAGTCATCCCAGCTGCTGACACACCAGCGcattcacactgatgagagagcTTTTAAATGTCCAGACTGTGGAAAGCGCTATAAAACCTCCGAGGAATTGACATCCCACCAAAGtgttcacactgacaagagaccattcaggtgctctcactgtggaACTGGCTTCAGACAATCATCTCAACTAACCGTACACCAGCGaactcacactggggagaagccgtTCACATGCTCCATGTgcgggaaaggattcactcagtcatctagCCTTCTGACACACCATCGtgttcacacaggggagaggccattcacctgctccgagtgtgggaggggattcactcagtcatcccacCTACTGACACATCAACGAGTTCACAAGAAATGA